In Aureibacillus halotolerans, a single genomic region encodes these proteins:
- the tpx gene encoding thiol peroxidase, with amino-acid sequence MGRAGVTFKDNAVTLAGNEVKPGDKAPDFKVLTTGLEERTLSDYKGTPLIISVVPSLDTGVCDAQTRKFNEAADTIPNVKVLTISVDLPFAQKRWCGANGIDSVETLSDHKDLSFGTAYGVHIEELRLLARSVFVIDANGTITYAEYVPEVTNHPDYEAALSAARSIQ; translated from the coding sequence TTGGGACGAGCAGGTGTGACATTTAAAGATAACGCAGTGACGTTGGCAGGAAATGAAGTAAAGCCAGGTGATAAGGCGCCAGACTTCAAGGTGCTAACGACAGGCCTTGAAGAGCGTACGCTTTCTGATTACAAAGGGACGCCACTCATTATCTCGGTGGTGCCTTCGTTGGATACAGGTGTTTGCGACGCGCAAACGCGGAAATTCAATGAAGCAGCGGATACCATTCCAAACGTTAAAGTTCTTACGATCAGTGTGGATTTACCATTCGCTCAGAAAAGATGGTGTGGAGCTAACGGCATTGATTCAGTCGAAACGCTTTCAGATCATAAGGATCTTTCTTTCGGGACAGCTTATGGTGTTCATATTGAAGAACTCAGACTGTTGGCAAGATCAGTGTTTGTCATTGATGCCAATGGAACGATCACCTATGCAGAATACGTGCCTGAAGTAACGAACCATCCGGATTATGAAGCGGCATTGAGTGCAGCTCGTTCAATCCAATAA
- the ald gene encoding alanine dehydrogenase, with protein MKIGIPKEIKNQEHRVALTPSAVSELITRGHQVLVEAGAGNDSGFLDEHYERVGASIVKTAEDAWSCQMVMKVKEPLPEEFRYFREGLLLFTYLHLAADRELTEALKKSRVTAVAYETVQTSDGSLPLLNPMSEVAGRMSTQVGAQFLEKMNGGKGILLGGVPGVRRGRVTVLGGGTVGYEAAQIAVGLGAYVTVLDIDPERLHFFDQLFGTKIQTMMSNPLNIHDCVAESDLLIGAVLIPGAKAPTLVTEETVKAMGDGSVIVDVAVDQGGIVETTDHVTTHDEPTYLRHGVLHYAVANMPGAVPRTSTIALSNVTVSYAALLADLGVREALIKHPPLQKGLNVYEGEVTYKAVADAHHMSWKNVADGL; from the coding sequence ATGAAAATTGGCATTCCGAAAGAAATAAAAAATCAAGAGCATCGTGTCGCTCTCACACCGTCAGCTGTTTCTGAGCTTATCACTCGGGGGCATCAAGTCTTAGTTGAAGCGGGTGCTGGAAACGATTCGGGTTTTTTGGATGAGCACTACGAACGTGTCGGGGCGTCTATCGTGAAAACAGCGGAAGACGCGTGGAGCTGCCAAATGGTGATGAAGGTGAAGGAGCCCTTGCCAGAAGAGTTTAGATATTTTAGAGAGGGCTTATTACTGTTTACATACCTTCATCTTGCCGCTGATCGAGAGCTTACAGAAGCACTTAAAAAGTCGCGGGTCACTGCCGTTGCCTATGAAACCGTTCAAACGTCAGACGGGTCACTGCCTTTACTAAACCCAATGAGTGAAGTGGCTGGGCGAATGTCTACGCAAGTAGGCGCGCAGTTTTTAGAGAAGATGAATGGCGGCAAAGGCATCTTGCTTGGTGGTGTTCCAGGAGTGCGCCGTGGGAGAGTTACTGTCTTAGGTGGTGGCACTGTTGGGTATGAGGCTGCACAAATTGCTGTTGGTCTTGGCGCATACGTCACGGTTCTTGATATAGACCCAGAGAGGCTTCATTTTTTCGATCAACTGTTTGGGACGAAAATTCAAACGATGATGTCAAACCCATTGAACATTCATGATTGTGTAGCAGAAAGTGACCTGCTTATTGGCGCAGTATTAATCCCTGGAGCCAAGGCACCGACACTTGTAACAGAAGAAACCGTGAAGGCGATGGGAGACGGATCGGTGATTGTTGATGTTGCTGTTGACCAAGGTGGGATTGTGGAGACGACTGACCATGTCACGACGCATGATGAGCCTACGTATTTACGACATGGCGTGTTGCACTATGCTGTTGCCAATATGCCCGGTGCTGTTCCTAGGACATCGACGATTGCTTTGTCCAATGTGACAGTGTCCTACGCTGCTTTGCTAGCTGATCTAGGGGTACGTGAAGCGTTGATAAAACATCCTCCTTTACAAAAAGGCTTAAACGTATACGAAGGTGAAGTCACTTACAAGGCCGTTGCGGACGCACATCATATGAGCTGGAAAAATGTAGCGGATGGCTTGTAA
- a CDS encoding argininosuccinate synthase, with protein MKKVVLAYSGGLDTSVAIKWLQEKGYSVVALCLDVGEGKDLDFVKQKALDVGAIESYMLDVKEEFANDFALKALQAHALYEQKYPLVSALSRPLIAKKLVEVAEAEQAIAVAHGCTGKGNDQVRFEVAINALNPDLEVLAPVRDWKWSREEEIEYAKQNNIPIPIQLDSPYSIDQNLWGRSNECGILEDPWATPPEGAYELTASLENTPDVADIIEIDFEKGVPTKIDGKAYRLDQLIIELNILAGKHGVGRIDHVENRLVGIKSREVYECPGAMTLLKAHKELEDITLPKEVAHFKPVLEKKLTELIYDGLWFSSLRPAIDAFLQETQKSVTGTVRVKLFKGHAIVEGRKSEYSLYNENLATYTSDDEFDHDAAVGFIKLWGLPTKVHSMAHNKKVNA; from the coding sequence ATGAAGAAGGTTGTTTTAGCATATTCCGGTGGTTTGGATACATCTGTTGCAATTAAATGGCTTCAGGAAAAAGGATACAGTGTTGTGGCCTTGTGCTTGGATGTTGGCGAAGGGAAAGACTTGGATTTCGTTAAGCAAAAAGCACTTGATGTAGGTGCAATTGAATCGTATATGCTTGATGTGAAAGAGGAATTCGCAAATGATTTTGCATTAAAAGCGTTACAAGCTCATGCGCTTTATGAGCAAAAATATCCATTGGTCTCGGCGCTAAGTCGTCCACTGATTGCCAAAAAACTTGTTGAAGTCGCAGAAGCGGAACAAGCGATTGCTGTAGCTCACGGCTGCACAGGAAAAGGCAATGATCAGGTTCGTTTTGAAGTTGCCATTAACGCATTAAATCCGGATCTTGAAGTCCTTGCGCCAGTGAGAGACTGGAAATGGTCTCGAGAAGAAGAAATTGAGTATGCGAAGCAAAACAATATTCCAATTCCAATTCAATTGGATTCGCCGTATTCAATTGACCAAAACCTTTGGGGACGTAGCAATGAGTGTGGCATCCTAGAGGATCCATGGGCGACGCCTCCAGAAGGCGCTTATGAGCTGACTGCAAGCCTTGAAAACACGCCTGATGTGGCTGATATCATTGAAATAGATTTTGAAAAAGGTGTCCCAACGAAGATTGATGGGAAGGCATACAGATTGGATCAATTGATCATTGAACTCAACATCCTTGCAGGGAAGCATGGCGTTGGAAGAATTGATCATGTCGAGAATCGTCTTGTTGGTATTAAATCTCGTGAAGTGTATGAGTGCCCAGGAGCGATGACATTGTTAAAGGCTCATAAAGAACTTGAGGACATTACGTTGCCTAAAGAAGTGGCACATTTCAAGCCTGTTCTTGAGAAAAAGCTTACTGAACTCATTTATGACGGACTTTGGTTTTCTTCGCTTCGACCAGCCATTGACGCCTTTTTGCAGGAAACACAGAAGTCTGTGACTGGCACAGTACGTGTGAAGCTCTTTAAAGGGCATGCGATTGTGGAAGGGAGAAAATCGGAGTACTCTCTTTATAATGAAAACCTTGCAACCTATACATCTGATGATGAATTTGATCATGATGCGGCTGTTGGCTTTATCAAGCTTTGGGGTCTTCCAACTAAAGTTCACAGCATGGCCCACAACAAGAAGGTGAATGCGTGA
- a CDS encoding acetate kinase: MSKVIAINAGSSSLKFQLLDMPEEDVLSKGVFERIGLESPTFTIEFGDNEITKTLTIKDHAEAVDTLLHSLLEHGIIQSYDEIEGIGHRVVHGGEKFSDSALITEEVIKDLREVSELAPLHNPANIVGIKAFHEKLPNVPAVAVFDTAFHQTMPESSYLYSLPYDYYKDYGIRKYGFHGTSHKYVTEKAAESLGRPIDQLRLISCHLGNGASICAVEGGKSIDTSMGFTPLAGVTMGTRSGDIDPALIPYIMEKTGKTAEEVTNILNKKSGLLGLTGLSSDLRDIMEAAQGGNHRAELGLEVFAAHIHKYIGSYAAKMSGVDAIIFTAGIGENSAPVRARVLNGLEFMGVYWDPMLNEVGKKTSMISYPHSPVKVMVIPTNEEVMIARDTVRLSHI, from the coding sequence ATGAGTAAAGTAATTGCAATTAATGCCGGGAGTTCATCGTTGAAATTTCAGCTATTGGACATGCCCGAGGAAGACGTCCTGTCAAAAGGCGTCTTTGAACGGATTGGCTTAGAGTCACCAACGTTTACGATTGAATTTGGTGACAATGAAATCACAAAAACATTGACGATAAAGGATCATGCTGAAGCGGTCGATACACTTTTGCATAGCTTGCTTGAACATGGAATCATTCAGTCATATGATGAAATTGAAGGCATCGGCCATCGTGTTGTCCATGGTGGTGAGAAATTTAGTGACTCCGCATTGATTACGGAGGAAGTCATTAAGGATTTACGCGAAGTCTCTGAGCTTGCACCTTTGCATAATCCAGCAAATATCGTTGGCATTAAGGCTTTTCATGAAAAACTCCCGAACGTGCCAGCCGTTGCTGTTTTTGACACGGCATTTCATCAAACGATGCCTGAGTCTTCATATTTGTATAGCCTACCTTACGATTACTACAAAGACTATGGGATTCGGAAGTATGGATTCCATGGCACATCACATAAATATGTAACTGAAAAAGCGGCTGAATCTTTGGGACGCCCTATTGATCAACTTCGTTTGATCTCTTGCCATCTTGGAAACGGCGCCAGCATTTGTGCTGTAGAAGGCGGCAAATCCATCGACACATCCATGGGCTTTACGCCGCTCGCAGGTGTTACGATGGGCACACGTTCTGGTGATATCGATCCTGCTTTAATTCCGTACATTATGGAGAAAACAGGAAAAACGGCGGAAGAGGTCACAAACATTCTTAACAAAAAGAGTGGTTTGCTTGGACTGACAGGTTTGTCTAGTGACCTTAGAGATATTATGGAGGCAGCTCAAGGTGGCAACCACCGTGCAGAACTTGGCCTTGAAGTGTTTGCAGCCCATATTCATAAATATATTGGTTCTTACGCTGCGAAAATGAGTGGTGTTGACGCCATTATTTTTACGGCTGGCATTGGGGAGAATTCTGCTCCTGTTCGAGCAAGAGTGTTAAATGGTCTTGAATTCATGGGCGTTTACTGGGACCCGATGCTTAATGAGGTTGGTAAAAAGACGTCGATGATCAGTTACCCTCATTCCCCTGTCAAAGTAATGGTTATACCAACGAACGAAGAAGTCATGATCGCACGAGATACAGTTCGTCTTTCACATATTTAA
- a CDS encoding helix-turn-helix domain-containing protein has translation MYYEDIRLEQPFLFTSGYFNLEEHEQHIHDSLEVGLVLENEMRYQFSQETYIGKPGDVFVCRPFEPHWGSSVNERKSCWNMLLFVPSLARLIPNGYQLLIPFYTDWLPSPLIPASSSHAISIAKSFQRASQTNDQPLRQTVKQAEQFLCLLDILLQIYDYASSQKQLVINSNDVQPISHSVQYLLQHFTEDVSIDTLMELSGEKRSRYFQSFQTFTGTSPHQLLLRLRVQHAMDELLRSPEHSILQISEESGFQSLRTFNKQFKSYSGMTPSQYRKTFNR, from the coding sequence ATGTATTATGAAGATATTCGCTTGGAGCAACCTTTTCTTTTTACTAGTGGGTACTTTAACCTTGAAGAACATGAACAGCATATACACGATAGCTTAGAAGTAGGCCTTGTTCTGGAGAATGAAATGCGTTACCAGTTTAGTCAAGAAACCTATATTGGGAAGCCAGGAGACGTATTTGTATGCAGACCTTTTGAGCCGCATTGGGGGTCATCAGTAAACGAAAGAAAATCCTGTTGGAACATGCTATTGTTTGTCCCATCTTTAGCGCGTTTAATTCCAAATGGATACCAGTTACTTATTCCATTTTATACGGACTGGCTGCCCTCCCCGTTAATTCCAGCGTCATCTTCGCATGCAATTTCGATTGCAAAAAGCTTTCAAAGAGCCTCACAAACGAATGATCAGCCATTGAGGCAGACAGTAAAACAAGCCGAGCAATTTTTATGCCTGCTAGATATCTTGCTTCAAATCTATGACTACGCAAGTAGCCAGAAACAATTGGTCATTAATTCTAATGATGTTCAGCCAATTAGTCATTCTGTTCAGTATTTGCTTCAACATTTCACAGAAGACGTTTCCATCGACACTTTAATGGAGTTAAGCGGCGAGAAAAGAAGTCGTTACTTTCAAAGCTTTCAAACCTTCACTGGAACAAGTCCTCACCAACTTCTGCTTCGGCTGCGTGTACAGCATGCCATGGACGAGCTCTTGCGGTCTCCTGAGCATAGCATCCTACAGATTTCCGAAGAAAGTGGTTTCCAATCGTTAAGAACCTTTAACAAGCAGTTTAAAAGCTATTCTGGCATGACCCCAAGTCAATATCGCAAAACGTTCAATCGTTGA
- a CDS encoding SDR family oxidoreductase, with amino-acid sequence MAHVFISAGTKGLGKQVAIYFLKRGHPVTMSYFQDQSAVMKLRKEMPDDEHLMHFVQGDVTKEQDVQRMVQEAKEKHGPVLTLICNAGPYVFERKSLASYSTEEWNTMIHGNLSSVFHFFKACVNGMREAHFGRIITYGFQDAPNAPGWVERSAFAAAKTGLVSLTKTIAMEEASYGITANMVCPGDISGSMKEAFIAESSQALKAAPVGRAGTGEDIARAVGFFASEDSGFVTGTVLEITGGENVVYQKTTK; translated from the coding sequence CTGGCACATGTGTTTATAAGTGCAGGAACAAAAGGATTAGGAAAACAGGTGGCCATTTATTTTCTAAAACGTGGCCATCCTGTAACAATGTCCTATTTTCAAGATCAATCTGCTGTCATGAAGCTAAGAAAAGAGATGCCTGACGACGAGCACCTCATGCATTTCGTCCAAGGGGACGTGACGAAGGAGCAGGATGTCCAACGAATGGTTCAAGAAGCCAAGGAAAAACATGGCCCCGTTCTTACGCTCATTTGCAATGCCGGCCCCTATGTATTCGAGAGGAAGTCACTAGCTTCTTACAGCACAGAGGAATGGAACACTATGATTCATGGAAATCTTTCGTCTGTGTTCCATTTTTTCAAAGCGTGTGTAAATGGAATGAGGGAGGCTCATTTCGGACGAATTATTACGTACGGGTTTCAAGATGCGCCCAATGCGCCAGGCTGGGTGGAACGATCAGCTTTTGCAGCGGCAAAAACAGGTCTTGTCTCATTGACGAAAACGATTGCCATGGAAGAGGCGTCCTATGGCATCACTGCGAATATGGTCTGTCCTGGAGACATCTCAGGAAGTATGAAGGAAGCTTTTATCGCGGAATCAAGCCAAGCACTTAAAGCCGCACCCGTTGGTAGAGCGGGAACTGGAGAGGATATTGCAAGAGCGGTCGGTTTTTTCGCCAGCGAAGACTCTGGGTTTGTGACAGGAACGGTGCTGGAGATTACTGGTGGGGAAAATGTTGTGTACCAAAAAACGACTAAATAA
- a CDS encoding Gfo/Idh/MocA family protein produces MRIYFIGAGFISRTHMDSLRKLGLYESTQVRICDSNPKTLEDFIDLHPGAVGFSDAKHMLSEDPQKDDVVIVGTPPSSHFTLAMLGLKSGRHVLCEKPLVTKSADADLLFKEAQQRGLTIGCCSSRFAGLEMAKVVRDILQQGRIGAPYKFSFIHRVNRGRPGIEYQPHSKWFLDSSVSGGGILFDWGPYDIASLIELLEPERVEVHGAWLSRPITDVDPTDVVNDVETHCGAMMKFIQKNGDDVFIQYERASCTHGNTFNQVELEGTLGAITWDSFYGGEEITLSTDVEGKIHQEKEVVTAKDEFSPMDNPVRWFVSHLENGQSPAIVNEQAVFNLHCLQAIYQGARTGEIQIVERVK; encoded by the coding sequence GTGAGAATTTACTTCATTGGGGCTGGATTTATTAGCCGAACCCATATGGATTCATTGCGTAAGTTGGGGTTGTATGAATCGACACAGGTGAGGATCTGCGATTCAAATCCTAAAACGTTGGAAGATTTTATAGATCTTCATCCAGGAGCAGTCGGCTTTTCCGATGCCAAGCACATGCTCTCGGAAGACCCGCAAAAAGATGACGTTGTCATTGTTGGAACACCGCCATCATCGCACTTTACTTTAGCGATGCTTGGACTCAAGTCAGGCAGGCATGTACTTTGTGAAAAACCACTCGTCACAAAATCCGCTGACGCAGACCTTTTATTTAAAGAGGCACAACAGCGAGGCTTAACCATTGGCTGTTGTAGTAGCCGTTTTGCAGGACTTGAAATGGCTAAAGTGGTGCGCGATATTCTTCAACAAGGCAGAATTGGTGCCCCTTACAAGTTCAGCTTTATACATCGCGTAAATCGTGGCCGTCCAGGGATTGAATATCAACCACACAGCAAATGGTTTCTAGATAGCTCGGTGTCTGGGGGAGGTATCCTGTTCGACTGGGGACCATACGATATCGCTTCACTCATCGAGCTTCTTGAACCAGAACGTGTAGAAGTCCATGGTGCTTGGTTAAGCAGACCGATTACTGATGTTGATCCAACAGACGTTGTAAACGATGTTGAAACACATTGTGGGGCGATGATGAAATTCATTCAAAAAAATGGGGATGACGTCTTTATCCAATATGAGCGCGCATCATGTACCCATGGAAATACATTTAATCAAGTTGAACTTGAAGGTACTTTAGGCGCCATTACCTGGGACTCATTTTATGGTGGAGAAGAAATCACTCTTTCAACAGATGTAGAAGGAAAGATTCATCAAGAGAAAGAAGTGGTTACAGCGAAGGATGAGTTTAGTCCTATGGATAATCCTGTGCGTTGGTTTGTTTCACATCTAGAAAATGGACAAAGTCCTGCCATCGTGAATGAGCAGGCCGTGTTCAATCTCCACTGTTTACAAGCCATTTATCAAGGGGCAAGAACAGGGGAAATACAAATTGTAGAAAGAGTGAAATAA
- a CDS encoding class I SAM-dependent methyltransferase, which yields MTTKSEVELLFEWLDKTATEQLSTNEGSFLDALALAAEKLFEEEDAASFSFEQWNSEFIRKGLQLGILKGMKEGVQAHHAMTPDGVALFVAFLINKWLGDRNEWSLLDPATGTSNLLTAIINQSVHKPTFVQAAEVDETLMRLSAASANLQRHPIAFSHQDALQPMYMKEADVVVCDLPVGFYPGDTNGYSLADATNERMPFSHYLFIEQALRYCKDSGYLFLIVPNTLFEMDETRALHHFITSHALIHCFFQLPESMFQQKHHAKSILVLQKKGNEAIQPKDVLISMLPSLKDEAKVRSAMMQIGQWHAEHLQNKEQSS from the coding sequence ATGACAACAAAGTCAGAAGTTGAATTGCTGTTTGAATGGTTGGATAAGACAGCGACAGAACAATTATCAACAAATGAAGGCTCCTTTTTGGACGCTTTGGCTTTAGCTGCGGAAAAGCTGTTTGAAGAAGAGGACGCCGCCTCGTTTTCTTTTGAACAATGGAACAGTGAATTCATCCGAAAAGGGCTTCAGTTAGGGATATTAAAAGGGATGAAAGAAGGGGTCCAAGCGCATCATGCGATGACACCAGATGGAGTGGCTCTCTTTGTGGCGTTTCTCATTAACAAATGGCTGGGAGATCGAAACGAGTGGAGTTTACTTGATCCGGCAACGGGAACGTCAAACTTGCTCACGGCGATCATAAACCAGTCCGTGCATAAACCGACGTTTGTGCAAGCTGCTGAAGTTGATGAAACATTGATGAGGTTATCCGCTGCAAGTGCCAACTTACAACGGCACCCTATTGCTTTCTCGCATCAGGATGCCTTGCAACCTATGTATATGAAGGAAGCTGATGTGGTTGTATGTGATTTACCTGTCGGCTTTTATCCAGGAGACACAAATGGCTACAGTTTAGCAGATGCAACGAATGAACGCATGCCATTTAGTCATTATTTGTTTATTGAGCAGGCGCTCAGGTATTGCAAAGACAGTGGCTACCTATTCTTGATCGTTCCAAATACTTTGTTTGAAATGGATGAAACACGAGCGTTGCATCACTTTATTACAAGTCATGCGTTGATTCATTGTTTCTTTCAGCTGCCAGAATCAATGTTTCAGCAAAAGCATCACGCCAAGAGCATTCTCGTTCTGCAGAAAAAGGGAAATGAAGCTATTCAGCCAAAAGATGTTCTTATTTCAATGCTTCCATCATTAAAAGATGAAGCGAAAGTACGATCTGCCATGATGCAAATTGGTCAATGGCATGCAGAACATCTCCAAAATAAGGAACAATCATCTTAG
- the argH gene encoding argininosuccinate lyase, with amino-acid sequence MKKLWGGRFTKSAEDWVEAFGASISFDQLLVMQDIQGSMAHVQMLGACSIISNEDMEKIHSGLVQLQQKAAANELEYSVANEDIHLNLEKHLIDLIGPVGGKLHTGRSRNDQVATDMHLYLRDEIAGIQEDLRSLQTVLLEVAESNIETLIPGYTHLQRAQPVSFGHHMMAYFWMLERDYGRLQDSLKRVNISPLGAGALAGTTFPIDRHLTAEKLGFDGIYENSLDAVSDRDFILEFLSNSSMIMMHLSRFCEELILWSSQEFQFIEMDDTFATGSSIMPQKKNPDMAELIRGKTGRVYGHLMGLLTIMKGTPLAYNKDMQEDKEGMFDAVTTVRGSLKIFAGMIGTMTVNKAHMEKQVQNDFSNATELADYLASKGVPFREAHEIVGKLVLLCIQRGIFLKDLSLAEYKQTNDAFEEDIYHYLDPYTVVERRKSAGGTGFSAVRKAIDLAKTRMQ; translated from the coding sequence GTGAAGAAGCTTTGGGGAGGACGTTTTACAAAAAGCGCCGAGGACTGGGTGGAAGCCTTCGGCGCTTCCATCTCGTTTGATCAGCTGCTTGTGATGCAAGACATACAGGGGAGCATGGCGCATGTACAAATGCTTGGTGCATGTAGCATTATTTCGAACGAAGACATGGAGAAAATTCATTCGGGCCTTGTGCAGCTGCAGCAAAAGGCAGCTGCGAATGAGCTTGAATATAGCGTTGCAAATGAAGACATTCATTTGAATCTTGAGAAGCATTTAATCGATTTGATTGGTCCTGTTGGTGGAAAGCTACATACAGGACGCAGCCGAAACGATCAGGTTGCGACTGACATGCATTTGTATTTGCGCGATGAAATTGCTGGCATTCAGGAAGATCTTCGTTCACTACAAACCGTTTTGTTAGAGGTTGCTGAGTCGAATATTGAGACGCTTATTCCAGGTTATACGCACCTTCAACGTGCACAGCCGGTTTCGTTTGGTCATCATATGATGGCGTATTTCTGGATGCTCGAACGTGATTACGGGCGTCTTCAGGATAGCTTAAAGCGTGTAAACATTTCTCCATTAGGGGCAGGCGCACTTGCCGGGACAACCTTTCCGATTGACCGGCATTTGACAGCTGAAAAGCTCGGATTTGATGGCATCTACGAAAACAGCCTTGACGCAGTCAGTGATCGCGACTTTATTCTTGAGTTTCTGAGTAACTCCTCCATGATTATGATGCATCTGTCTCGTTTTTGTGAGGAGCTTATTCTTTGGTCGTCTCAGGAATTTCAGTTCATTGAGATGGACGATACATTTGCAACCGGATCAAGCATTATGCCACAAAAGAAAAACCCCGATATGGCAGAGCTTATTCGTGGGAAAACCGGACGTGTATATGGTCATTTAATGGGTTTGCTTACGATTATGAAGGGCACTCCATTGGCCTACAACAAGGATATGCAAGAGGATAAAGAGGGCATGTTTGACGCTGTCACAACTGTGCGAGGATCTCTTAAGATTTTTGCAGGCATGATTGGTACGATGACAGTAAATAAAGCACATATGGAAAAACAAGTGCAAAATGATTTCTCTAACGCCACCGAGCTTGCCGATTATCTCGCAAGTAAAGGGGTTCCATTTAGAGAGGCTCATGAAATCGTTGGAAAGCTCGTCTTGCTTTGCATTCAACGTGGCATCTTCCTTAAAGATCTTTCGTTAGCGGAGTATAAGCAAACGAACGATGCGTTCGAAGAAGATATTTATCACTACTTGGATCCATATACCGTCGTCGAAAGGCGGAAAAGTGCTGGCGGAACAGGGTTTTCAGCTGTTCGTAAAGCGATCGATTTGGCGAAAACACGAATGCAATAA
- a CDS encoding alpha/beta hydrolase — protein MARLQCSIHSETLGLSTSVVVLLPDMGSAHYQLPEAGLPTLYLLHGLSDDSSIWTRKTSIERYVEEMNIAVVMPEVNKSFYTDMHHGDDYWTFLTEELPRFMERMLPLSKHRNDRFVAGLSMGGYGAFKWALTKPDQISYGASLSGVVDIQVLRMSEQQAIRDLGVSIFGTDERIADAHNLFSLMEQNVHRDLRPTLYQCCGTEDYLINDNVRFKEACQKAGFPLHYEEEPGGHTWAYWDEKIQSVLQWLPINIADPEK, from the coding sequence ATGGCTCGCTTACAATGTTCAATTCATTCTGAAACGCTTGGTTTATCCACATCTGTGGTCGTGCTTTTGCCTGATATGGGATCAGCGCATTATCAGTTGCCCGAAGCTGGACTGCCGACGTTATATTTGCTCCATGGATTATCAGATGATAGCAGTATTTGGACGAGAAAAACATCGATTGAGCGATATGTTGAAGAAATGAATATCGCTGTGGTGATGCCCGAAGTGAATAAGAGTTTCTATACAGATATGCATCATGGGGACGACTACTGGACCTTTTTGACGGAAGAATTGCCAAGGTTTATGGAAAGAATGCTACCGTTGTCCAAGCATCGTAATGACCGATTTGTAGCAGGTCTTTCAATGGGAGGTTATGGTGCGTTTAAATGGGCGCTAACAAAACCTGATCAAATATCCTACGGTGCTAGTCTGTCAGGAGTGGTCGACATCCAAGTGTTACGAATGTCTGAGCAACAAGCGATTCGTGATCTTGGCGTCTCCATATTTGGAACAGATGAACGCATTGCTGATGCGCATAATTTGTTTTCGCTCATGGAACAAAATGTACACCGTGACTTACGCCCGACGCTGTATCAGTGTTGCGGGACTGAGGATTATTTAATAAATGACAATGTTCGCTTTAAGGAGGCTTGTCAAAAGGCAGGATTCCCTCTTCATTATGAAGAAGAGCCAGGAGGGCACACGTGGGCCTACTGGGATGAAAAAATTCAATCTGTGTTACAATGGTTGCCAATCAATATAGCAGATCCGGAAAAATGA
- a CDS encoding sugar phosphate isomerase/epimerase family protein produces MINKGFTSNLWVWSERFKLDGREWDLETCLNECAQSGLNGIELNADQLEGMYKQVQSAGLAVSASYIGLELHKEGLGKELKERILPIAEQLVSLKGTDLLVNADADFNATTAFKTEDDFKRQGEHLSMIAELLEPYKLNTAMHNHAAIHEHAVGDLRAVTAYSSPSVGLCVDTGWALTSGCNPQEWVEKYPEKVFAVHLRNQFGSVPTEDLIEGDISMPAFIDALKAAQYEGWISLELWHRKDTNAERTMLEDYRLSIDYLNTLIQA; encoded by the coding sequence ATGATAAACAAAGGTTTTACTTCGAATCTTTGGGTTTGGTCAGAACGCTTTAAGCTGGATGGTCGCGAATGGGACTTAGAAACATGTCTCAACGAATGCGCGCAATCTGGCCTAAACGGCATTGAATTGAATGCGGATCAGCTTGAAGGCATGTATAAGCAAGTACAATCGGCAGGACTTGCTGTTTCGGCAAGTTATATAGGGTTGGAGCTTCATAAAGAAGGCTTAGGAAAAGAACTTAAAGAGCGCATTCTTCCAATCGCTGAACAGTTGGTTAGCTTAAAAGGAACGGATCTACTTGTCAACGCCGATGCTGATTTTAATGCAACAACAGCGTTTAAGACGGAAGATGATTTTAAAAGACAAGGAGAGCATCTGAGCATGATTGCAGAGCTGCTTGAGCCATATAAATTAAATACAGCTATGCATAATCATGCTGCCATCCATGAACATGCTGTCGGAGACTTACGTGCGGTTACAGCATATTCGAGTCCTTCAGTGGGTCTTTGTGTAGACACAGGCTGGGCACTTACAAGTGGCTGCAACCCTCAAGAGTGGGTTGAGAAATATCCAGAGAAGGTGTTTGCTGTGCATTTGCGAAATCAATTTGGCAGTGTACCAACAGAAGATCTGATTGAAGGTGACATCTCAATGCCGGCCTTTATTGATGCGTTAAAAGCAGCACAATACGAAGGGTGGATTTCACTTGAGCTTTGGCATCGCAAAGACACGAATGCAGAAAGAACAATGCTAGAGGATTATCGGCTTTCCATTGATTATTTAAATACGCTAATTCAGGCATAA